CAGATTCCACCTGGATTGCCGCAACTTTGATACCCCCATTGCTTGCAACGGTACTAGCATTAATATATTCATCCAAATCGCGAGTATTGTGATAACGGTAAGAATCTACGTAACCATGTGCACTCAAGCCAAAGGCATAATACTCCTGAGCACGCCAATAAATCAAGTTGTGTCTAGCTTCATGCCCGGGCTTTGCCCAATTACTAATCTCATAACGCTGTAAACCAGCTGTAGCAAAAAGTTCATTGGCTCTTTCATACATTGTTACCAAATCTTCCTCTTGAGGCAAAGTGGCATGTGAAGAATCCTTATATATTTTGCCATAAGGGGTATTTTTCTCAATACTCAAACAATAAGCAGAGATATGTGGCGGTTTATAACTAAGCGCCGTCTCCACTGTTGAGAGCCAGGATTCAATAGTCTGTCCGGGCAAACCATAAATCAAATCAAAGCTCCATGAATTTAAAGAATCAGGAAAGAGCTCAGTTAATACCTCAATAAAATTAATTGAGTCTTGCACACTATGTCCGCGCCCAAGTTTATCTAATAATGCAGCATCAAAACTCTGCGCACCGAAACTAATTCTATTAACACCAAGCTCAAGAAATTGCTCAAGCTTGCTTCGATCTATAGTCCCAGGATTCGCTTCTAGAGTGATTTCCACTGAATCAGCTAAGCTAAAGTGTTGCTTGACTTTATCCAAGACCTGGGCAAGCTCAGCTTTACTATGCACACTTGGAGTGCCGCCACCAAAAAATATAGTCTCAATAGTCCCAGGCTCAAATGCC
This genomic interval from Cyanobacteriota bacterium contains the following:
- the hemW gene encoding radical SAM family heme chaperone HemW translates to MILDKPRGIYIHLPFCKTKCPYCDFASFAKEDDKRQVYIDALVREIDARMQKWAFEPGTIETIFFGGGTPSVHSKAELAQVLDKVKQHFSLADSVEITLEANPGTIDRSKLEQFLELGVNRISFGAQSFDAALLDKLGRGHSVQDSINFIEVLTELFPDSLNSWSFDLIYGLPGQTIESWLSTVETALSYKPPHISAYCLSIEKNTPYGKIYKDSSHATLPQEEDLVTMYERANELFATAGLQRYEISNWAKPGHEARHNLIYWRAQEYYAFGLSAHGYVDSYRYHNTRDLDEYINASTVASNGGIKVAAIQVESVKIDNEEKLEEKIMLQMRLAEGLDLDQQIQAYINVDNLEKMKKAGFISGDKNIKLTDKAQMLSNRIIAELCYH